A stretch of Kaistella flava (ex Peng et al. 2021) DNA encodes these proteins:
- a CDS encoding aspartate dehydrogenase domain-containing protein: MRTKTLAIVGCGKLANIVAEALIKGLLPDYKLIGTYSRTFEKAENIAKKIQDLNLNYTCKPCHSLEELLNLKPDYIVETASPTSLRELALPALKNGSSIVTLSIGAFADNDFYEKVKETATENGTRVHLASGAIGGFDVLRTVSLMEESEVTFKTKKGPNSLKNTEVYDDALQTEEREVFKGDASEAIALFPTRVNVAVAAALASTGPENVKVSINSIPDFVGDDHRIEIKSDQIHAIIDVYSKTAKIAGWSVVNTLRNITSPIAF, encoded by the coding sequence ATGAGAACAAAAACTTTGGCAATTGTAGGTTGTGGTAAACTTGCAAATATTGTCGCGGAAGCTTTAATTAAAGGTTTATTGCCAGATTATAAATTAATTGGAACTTATTCCAGAACTTTTGAAAAAGCAGAAAATATTGCCAAAAAAATTCAAGATTTAAATTTAAATTATACTTGTAAACCCTGCCATTCTCTGGAAGAACTACTCAATCTTAAACCAGATTATATTGTAGAAACAGCTTCTCCAACTTCTTTACGAGAATTGGCACTTCCTGCGCTGAAAAACGGATCTTCTATTGTGACTCTGTCAATTGGTGCTTTTGCTGATAACGATTTTTATGAAAAGGTAAAGGAAACAGCAACGGAAAACGGAACTCGTGTGCACCTTGCTTCTGGTGCAATTGGCGGTTTTGATGTTTTACGAACGGTCTCTTTAATGGAAGAAAGTGAAGTAACTTTTAAAACTAAAAAAGGCCCGAATTCTCTCAAAAACACAGAGGTTTACGATGATGCTTTACAGACTGAAGAACGTGAGGTTTTTAAAGGAGATGCTTCTGAAGCAATTGCACTTTTTCCAACCCGAGTAAATGTCGCTGTAGCTGCTGCTTTAGCTTCAACTGGACCAGAAAACGTGAAGGTTTCTATCAACTCAATTCCAGACTTTGTGGGTGATGATCACCGTATCGAAATTAAGAGTGATCAAATTCACGCAATCATTGATGTTTACAGTAAAACAGCAAAAATTGCAGGTTGGAGTGTAGTGAATACTTTGCGAAATATTACGTCGCCGATTGCTTTTTAA
- a CDS encoding D-isomer specific 2-hydroxyacid dehydrogenase family protein → MIFKKLIAIEPLNLIPSAEKQLESFAESVTIYNDRPSSIEEIVNRIGDADGVLVSYSTTLGSESLEQCPNIKYVGMCCSLYSPESANVDIAYANSRGIVVDGIRDYGDEGVVEYVVSELIRCLHGFGTYPDGTQRKPWSEIPREITGIKVGIVGLGKSGGMIADALHFFGAEVSYFSRTRKPESEEKGYRFLPLNELLAENEVIVTCLNKNTILLHEEEFQHLGSRKILFNTGLSPAWDEEPFLKWLSGDNLAYCDTVGALGSEKLVNHPKVVCMEVSSGRTSQAFIRLSEKVLANITSYLKKQSAT, encoded by the coding sequence ATGATTTTCAAAAAACTCATAGCAATCGAGCCGTTAAATTTAATTCCATCAGCGGAAAAACAGTTGGAAAGCTTTGCTGAAAGTGTGACGATTTACAATGACAGACCTTCAAGTATTGAGGAAATTGTAAACCGTATCGGTGATGCAGATGGTGTTTTAGTAAGTTACTCTACAACTTTGGGAAGTGAATCTTTAGAACAATGTCCGAACATTAAATATGTTGGAATGTGTTGTTCGCTTTACAGTCCAGAAAGTGCAAATGTAGATATCGCTTACGCAAACTCTCGCGGAATAGTGGTTGATGGCATTCGGGATTATGGCGATGAAGGCGTGGTAGAATATGTGGTGAGCGAATTAATTAGATGTCTGCACGGTTTTGGAACTTATCCAGATGGAACTCAAAGAAAACCCTGGAGCGAAATTCCACGTGAAATTACCGGAATAAAAGTTGGAATTGTTGGCTTAGGAAAATCGGGCGGAATGATTGCTGATGCCCTTCATTTTTTCGGTGCTGAAGTTTCTTATTTTTCCAGAACCAGAAAACCTGAATCTGAAGAAAAAGGATATCGCTTTTTACCTTTAAACGAATTACTTGCAGAAAATGAAGTCATCGTCACCTGTCTAAATAAAAATACAATTTTGCTGCATGAGGAAGAATTTCAACATTTAGGCAGTCGTAAAATACTATTCAACACGGGTTTATCTCCAGCTTGGGATGAGGAACCGTTTTTAAAATGGCTTTCGGGAGATAACCTTGCCTATTGTGATACCGTCGGCGCATTAGGTTCCGAAAAATTAGTTAATCATCCCAAAGTAGTTTGCATGGAAGTTTCTTCTGGTAGAACGAGCCAGGCATTTATTCGTTTAAGTGAAAAAGTTTTGGCAAATATTACCAGTTATCTTAAAAAGCAATCGGCGACGTAA
- a CDS encoding pirin family protein: MQSNVGLIIEEKAADIGNFLVGRLLPFREKRAVGPFVFIDHMGPTCLKEYQNLDVLPHPHIGLSTLTYLLSGSIFHRDSMGNAIEIKPGEVNWMTAGKGVVHSERTPEYLRESSMFLHGFQIWIGLPKELEQSEPTFFHIGKSEIPEWEENGVEYKLIAGEIIGKKSPVPVHSPLYFLEIKTKNAQKINIGEHLFGEVGMYVMDGTVKIDGQEFGTKQLLIAKNATLCEFETTGETSVYIFGGEPFSEERFMFWNFVNSDKEMLEKAKKNWYEQNHDAFPLVPEDDQEYVPLPRSVFDIKKDNEATKSKLL, encoded by the coding sequence ATGCAATCAAACGTAGGACTTATTATAGAAGAAAAAGCGGCAGATATCGGTAATTTTTTGGTCGGAAGACTGTTGCCGTTCCGCGAAAAAAGAGCGGTTGGCCCCTTTGTGTTTATTGATCATATGGGACCGACCTGTCTGAAAGAATATCAGAATCTCGACGTGTTGCCACATCCTCATATCGGCCTTTCTACACTGACTTATCTTTTGTCGGGATCGATCTTTCACCGCGACAGTATGGGAAATGCCATCGAAATTAAACCAGGGGAAGTGAACTGGATGACGGCGGGAAAAGGAGTCGTTCATTCTGAAAGAACTCCGGAATATTTGCGCGAATCGTCTATGTTTTTGCATGGTTTTCAAATCTGGATCGGACTTCCGAAAGAACTGGAACAAAGCGAACCCACCTTTTTTCATATCGGCAAATCTGAAATTCCCGAATGGGAGGAAAACGGTGTTGAATATAAACTGATCGCTGGTGAAATTATTGGTAAGAAATCCCCTGTTCCCGTGCACAGTCCGTTATATTTTTTAGAAATTAAAACTAAAAATGCGCAAAAAATAAATATTGGCGAACATCTTTTTGGCGAAGTCGGAATGTATGTGATGGACGGAACCGTAAAAATTGACGGCCAAGAATTCGGTACGAAACAATTGCTGATTGCGAAAAATGCGACGCTTTGTGAATTTGAGACGACGGGCGAAACTTCTGTTTATATTTTCGGTGGCGAACCATTTTCCGAAGAACGTTTTATGTTTTGGAATTTTGTGAATTCTGATAAAGAAATGCTCGAAAAAGCAAAGAAAAACTGGTACGAGCAAAATCACGACGCCTTTCCATTGGTTCCGGAAGATGATCAGGAATATGTGCCGTTGCCAAGATCTGTATTTGATATAAAAAAAGACAACGAAGCCACTAAAAGTAAATTATTATAA
- a CDS encoding NADPH-dependent FMN reductase, whose translation MKILAFAGSSSSTSRNKELVKYVLKRFTEHDINLLDLKDFDMPVFSVDREKDGFPHEAHNFLKAIEECDAIICSMAEHNRSYSAAFKNVFDWASRINVKVFQDKPILLMSTSPGGYGGGNVMATAHKFFPQFGADIRDTFSLPKFIENFDVENTEILNAEFKAELDQKISDFKKGLS comes from the coding sequence ATGAAAATATTAGCCTTCGCTGGAAGTTCCTCCTCTACCTCAAGAAACAAAGAACTTGTAAAATATGTCCTGAAAAGGTTTACCGAACACGACATTAATCTTTTGGATCTTAAAGATTTTGATATGCCGGTTTTTTCGGTCGACCGTGAAAAAGATGGGTTTCCGCACGAAGCGCACAATTTTCTGAAAGCGATTGAAGAATGTGATGCTATTATTTGCTCCATGGCAGAACACAACCGCAGTTACAGCGCTGCTTTTAAAAATGTTTTCGACTGGGCTTCCAGAATTAATGTGAAAGTTTTTCAGGATAAACCGATCTTGTTGATGTCCACTTCTCCTGGTGGATACGGCGGTGGAAATGTGATGGCGACGGCTCATAAATTCTTCCCACAATTTGGCGCGGATATCCGTGATACTTTTTCCTTACCGAAATTTATAGAAAATTTTGATGTAGAAAATACGGAGATCCTCAACGCCGAGTTCAAGGCGGAATTGGATCAGAAAATTTCCGACTTTAAAAAAGGTTTATCATGA
- a CDS encoding TMEM175 family protein: MNSGRLEAFSDGVIAIIITIMVLDLKVPTGSDFETLKPLIFKFLSYIMSFIYVAIYWNNHHHLFQAIEKVNGKTLWSNLMLLFFLSLIPFTSAWMGENDFDKNPVALYGFNLLMCALAWTVLSRVSIQLEGKNSKIGQAMENQTKEIISTVLYISGIVLSFFFPVISVSLYFIVALMWLIPDKRIEKKLL, encoded by the coding sequence ATGAATTCCGGAAGATTAGAAGCCTTCAGCGACGGGGTTATCGCCATTATCATCACCATCATGGTGCTCGATTTAAAAGTTCCGACGGGTTCCGATTTCGAAACCCTGAAACCGTTGATTTTCAAATTCTTGTCTTACATCATGAGTTTTATTTATGTGGCGATTTACTGGAATAATCATCATCATTTGTTTCAGGCCATAGAGAAAGTGAACGGTAAAACCTTGTGGAGTAATTTGATGCTGCTTTTCTTTTTATCCTTAATTCCCTTTACAAGTGCCTGGATGGGCGAGAATGATTTTGATAAAAATCCGGTCGCGCTTTATGGTTTTAATCTTTTAATGTGTGCTTTAGCGTGGACGGTACTTTCAAGAGTCTCCATTCAACTGGAAGGTAAAAATTCAAAAATCGGTCAGGCAATGGAAAATCAAACAAAGGAAATTATTTCTACGGTTCTGTATATTTCAGGAATCGTGTTATCCTTTTTCTTTCCGGTAATCAGTGTTAGTCTCTATTTTATAGTCGCTCTAATGTGGTTAATCCCTGACAAAAGGATCGAAAAAAAACTACTCTAG
- a CDS encoding OsmC family protein, with protein MSVKVLARIGTEKYYTEVTAGKNKIITDEPLDKGGLDKGFNPFELLAASLATCTVATLRMYIDRKGWSVPEIDVEVEMENYPQTKNTIFTRKISYGEALLEAEQLARLHHIADACPVHKMLHGNMEINTLFLEKQEL; from the coding sequence ATGAGTGTAAAAGTACTTGCCCGGATCGGGACCGAAAAATATTATACGGAAGTAACTGCCGGTAAAAATAAAATAATTACAGACGAACCTTTGGATAAAGGAGGTCTGGATAAAGGTTTTAATCCGTTTGAATTGTTAGCGGCGTCGCTTGCAACCTGTACTGTTGCGACTTTAAGAATGTATATTGACCGAAAAGGTTGGTCGGTTCCGGAAATTGATGTTGAAGTAGAAATGGAAAATTATCCGCAAACTAAAAACACCATCTTTACGAGAAAGATCAGTTACGGTGAAGCCCTTCTGGAAGCAGAACAACTGGCAAGACTTCATCATATTGCAGATGCGTGTCCTGTTCATAAAATGCTACACGGAAACATGGAGATTAATACACTATTTCTTGAAAAACAGGAACTTTAA
- a CDS encoding RNA-binding protein produces MKPNPLNKLKDGAKCKVIGGTHIGKAGTVRDINTSKTGSITITVLQDKGVRFKTLGKNVAVLENEK; encoded by the coding sequence ATGAAACCAAACCCTTTAAATAAATTGAAAGATGGCGCCAAATGTAAAGTTATTGGCGGGACGCATATTGGCAAAGCAGGCACGGTTAGAGATATTAACACAAGTAAAACAGGAAGTATTACCATCACTGTTTTACAGGATAAAGGCGTTCGATTTAAAACTCTGGGAAAGAATGTAGCTGTTTTAGAAAATGAAAAATAA
- a CDS encoding SRPBCC domain-containing protein has translation MMKYKKTLFLLVLILIPFTGIRAQVTNSSYVTAFGEKALQFTTVVPISRIEVWKLFTTEKGLEKWIAPVVKTNIKIGGWIKTNYDKTKTTEDSTTIQLDIINYLDHELLTLKVNLNDHFPVEARNEDQHLQEIIQFVSMGKGKTKIISTMVGWGKGSHWDQTYTFFEKGNEWTYKELLKLFNHPHDKQKREPQ, from the coding sequence ATGATGAAATACAAGAAAACATTATTTTTACTTGTTTTAATTCTTATCCCTTTTACTGGAATTCGAGCACAAGTAACCAACTCATCCTATGTTACAGCCTTTGGGGAAAAAGCACTGCAATTTACTACGGTAGTGCCGATTAGCAGAATAGAAGTCTGGAAACTTTTTACAACTGAAAAAGGTCTTGAAAAATGGATCGCACCTGTTGTAAAAACCAATATAAAAATAGGTGGCTGGATTAAAACGAATTACGATAAAACTAAAACAACAGAGGATTCCACAACGATCCAATTGGACATTATAAATTATCTGGACCATGAACTGTTGACTCTAAAAGTAAATCTCAATGACCATTTTCCTGTAGAAGCAAGAAATGAAGATCAGCACCTTCAAGAAATAATTCAATTTGTTTCTATGGGAAAAGGAAAAACAAAAATTATTTCTACGATGGTTGGTTGGGGAAAAGGAAGCCATTGGGACCAAACTTATACTTTTTTTGAAAAAGGAAATGAGTGGACGTACAAAGAATTATTAAAATTATTCAATCATCCACACGATAAACAAAAGCGAGAACCACAATAA
- a CDS encoding glucose 1-dehydrogenase: MDTSKLFDLTGKTAIVTGGAAGIGKSTAIMLAKHGANISIGDFNLDAAKETAKEIESLGVKAIAVECNVLKDEDLVNLVETTVKELGGVQILINNAGGGGGGRENPSKISVDDIKRDYELNVFSGWRLCQLAVPYMKKSGYGSIVFTTSMSSINKSPNMSGYGGSKAAVNHTVANLAHDFGPEVRINAVGPGATRTAALESVLTPEIEKVMLAHTPIKRLGTADDIAGAMLYFASPISEWVSGQTIFVNGGGEQVLE, from the coding sequence ATGGATACTTCAAAATTATTTGACTTAACAGGAAAAACTGCGATCGTTACAGGTGGAGCGGCCGGGATCGGAAAATCAACTGCTATAATGCTTGCAAAACATGGTGCTAATATTTCCATCGGAGATTTTAATTTAGATGCTGCAAAAGAAACTGCAAAAGAGATTGAAAGTTTAGGCGTAAAAGCCATCGCGGTAGAATGCAATGTTTTAAAAGACGAAGATTTAGTAAATCTTGTAGAAACGACCGTAAAAGAATTGGGTGGAGTTCAGATTCTAATTAACAATGCCGGTGGTGGCGGAGGCGGACGAGAAAATCCTTCAAAAATTTCAGTAGATGATATCAAAAGAGATTACGAACTGAATGTTTTTAGTGGCTGGAGACTTTGTCAGTTAGCCGTTCCTTACATGAAAAAATCAGGTTATGGTTCTATCGTTTTTACAACGTCGATGTCAAGCATTAATAAAAGCCCAAACATGAGTGGTTACGGTGGGTCCAAAGCGGCTGTGAATCATACCGTTGCCAATTTAGCGCATGATTTCGGTCCGGAAGTTCGTATCAATGCGGTTGGTCCGGGCGCAACCAGAACTGCTGCTTTAGAAAGCGTTTTAACACCAGAAATTGAAAAAGTAATGTTGGCTCACACGCCGATTAAACGTCTTGGAACTGCAGATGATATCGCTGGAGCGATGCTATATTTTGCTTCCCCAATTTCTGAATGGGTGAGTGGACAAACTATTTTTGTGAACGGTGGAGGAGAACAGGTTTTGGAATAA
- a CDS encoding serine hydrolase domain-containing protein, with protein MTTISKDYRHLKRSLFGSALLLLTINIMAQNKIEFLSAKDSEPSNFGWMKGFPPPADKTLSAADGSFFNFPAIRWSVVHMREMLPTQNVSRGLEAPSKLSYDLDKNIDGITFMPWNSKNKMTWEQSLWANYTDGMIIMHKGKVAYERYFSELTEHDVHAVMSLTKSFTGTLASILVAEGTLDENKLVPFYVPELKNSAYGDATVRQVMDMTTALKYSEDYANPKADIWDFSAAGNPLPKPADYKGPNGYYEYLETVKKEGKHGEVFGYKTVNADALGWIISRATNKSVTQLLSEKIWSKIGMEEDAYYQVDGKGIAFAGGGFNAGLRDLARFGELIRNKGMYNGNQIIPAQAVKDIEKGGDKTAFAKSDHPDLKGWSYRNMWWMTENKDGAYAARGVHGQTIYIDPVAEMVIVRMASHPIAANAANDATSLPAYEAVADYLKKKK; from the coding sequence ATGACAACAATTAGTAAAGATTATAGACATTTAAAACGAAGCCTGTTCGGCAGTGCTCTTTTACTTTTAACAATCAATATCATGGCACAAAACAAAATAGAATTCCTCAGTGCAAAAGACAGCGAACCCAGCAATTTTGGCTGGATGAAAGGTTTTCCACCACCAGCAGATAAAACTTTAAGCGCTGCGGATGGTTCTTTCTTTAATTTCCCGGCGATTCGCTGGAGTGTGGTTCATATGCGTGAAATGTTACCAACTCAAAATGTTTCGAGAGGATTAGAAGCACCATCAAAATTGAGTTATGATCTTGATAAGAATATCGACGGTATAACTTTTATGCCGTGGAATTCAAAAAATAAGATGACTTGGGAACAATCACTTTGGGCAAATTATACAGATGGAATGATCATCATGCACAAAGGAAAAGTCGCTTACGAACGATATTTTTCAGAATTAACAGAACATGATGTGCATGCGGTAATGTCTTTAACAAAATCGTTCACAGGAACTCTGGCTTCTATTTTAGTTGCGGAGGGAACTTTAGATGAAAATAAATTGGTTCCCTTCTATGTTCCAGAATTAAAAAATTCAGCCTATGGTGATGCTACGGTTCGACAGGTAATGGACATGACCACCGCACTTAAATACAGTGAAGATTATGCAAATCCAAAAGCCGATATCTGGGACTTTTCTGCCGCTGGAAATCCTCTACCAAAACCTGCTGACTATAAAGGTCCTAATGGGTATTATGAATATTTAGAAACGGTAAAAAAAGAAGGAAAGCACGGAGAAGTATTTGGTTATAAAACCGTGAACGCAGACGCGCTCGGTTGGATTATTTCCAGAGCGACCAATAAATCAGTGACCCAATTACTTTCAGAAAAGATCTGGAGTAAAATCGGAATGGAGGAAGACGCTTACTATCAAGTTGATGGAAAAGGAATTGCTTTCGCGGGCGGTGGTTTTAATGCTGGTCTTCGCGACTTGGCACGTTTCGGAGAATTGATCCGAAATAAAGGAATGTATAATGGCAACCAAATTATTCCAGCACAAGCAGTAAAAGATATTGAAAAAGGGGGTGACAAAACTGCTTTTGCAAAATCCGATCATCCGGATTTAAAAGGCTGGTCTTACCGAAATATGTGGTGGATGACCGAAAATAAAGATGGCGCTTACGCTGCGAGAGGCGTTCATGGACAAACGATTTACATCGACCCTGTCGCAGAAATGGTGATCGTAAGAATGGCTTCTCATCCCATTGCCGCAAATGCCGCAAATGATGCGACTTCTTTGCCGGCTTACGAGGCCGTTGCGGACTATTTAAAAAAGAAAAAATAG
- a CDS encoding HdeD family acid-resistance protein, producing MNMKTSFLNSIKNSVKHWYIPLIVGLLFIILSFMVFTSPLSSLLALSVFFAISFLLGGLSEVIFSISNKDTLPNWGWSLVFGMLTSIVGLSLMIHPALSLSVLSFYIGFLLLFRSISSISFALDIKKYGSKNWGSLLIFGILGAIASLFLIWNPLFTGIGITILIAVSFLFAGLFSIFLAFQLRKIHVSTKDISAQLRERYNDLMQEIDNEWKG from the coding sequence ATGAATATGAAAACATCATTTCTCAATTCAATCAAAAATTCGGTAAAACATTGGTATATTCCTCTCATTGTGGGATTATTATTCATAATCTTAAGTTTTATGGTTTTTACCTCTCCTCTAAGTTCCTTGCTTGCCTTGTCGGTATTTTTTGCAATTTCCTTTTTATTAGGTGGCCTTTCAGAAGTTATTTTCTCAATCTCCAATAAAGATACGCTGCCAAATTGGGGTTGGTCCTTAGTATTTGGAATGCTGACTTCTATCGTTGGACTTTCCCTAATGATCCATCCGGCTTTATCACTAAGTGTTCTTTCTTTTTATATAGGCTTTCTGCTACTTTTCCGCTCGATCTCCTCAATTAGTTTTGCTTTAGATATTAAAAAGTATGGAAGTAAAAACTGGGGCAGTCTTTTGATTTTCGGCATTTTGGGTGCAATTGCTTCTTTGTTTCTGATTTGGAATCCGCTTTTTACAGGCATTGGCATCACCATTTTAATAGCGGTAAGTTTTTTATTTGCTGGTCTGTTCAGTATTTTTTTAGCATTTCAATTAAGAAAAATCCATGTTTCAACTAAAGATATTTCAGCTCAATTAAGAGAGCGTTATAATGATTTGATGCAGGAAATTGACAATGAATGGAAGGGTTAA
- the alaS gene encoding alanine--tRNA ligase — MTSQQIRQQFLDFFKEKGHLIVPSAPIVLKDDPTLMFSNSGMTQFKDYFLGYKEPKSPRIADTQKCLRVSGKHNDLDDVGRDTYHHTMFEMLGNWSFGDYFKKEAIDYAWELLTEVYKIPKENLYVTIFEGDASENLDRDNDAYNFWKAHISEDRIINGNKKDNFWEMGESGPCGPCSEIHIDIRTEEEKAKVSGLDLVNNDHPQVVEVWNLVFMEFNRKADGSLEKLPSRHVDTGMGFERLCMALQGKTSNYDTDVFTPLIAKVEELSGKKYTGILEDEKDIAIRVVVDHIRAVAFAIADGQLPSNGGAGYVIRRILRRGISYAYRFLGMKEAFLYELVAILKNEMGAFFPELVKQERLVTEVIREEEISFLKTIEHGLKRIDLIINDTISKGQKTLSGVDVFELYDTYGFPADLSRIIAEEKQLTVDEVGFEEEMNKQKQRSKKSSAQKVYDWVVLEEKAESFVGYDHTESETYITRYRKVENKDGEFYQIVLSKSPFYPEGGGQVGDKGILIPSYAEGFDISNPSVSDITDCSEIIEVLETRKENNLIVSLIKEMPKDAGAVFYAKVNESERKNTQANHSVTHLLHEALREVLGTHVEQKGSFVGPDYLRFDFSHFSKMDEEQLKIVEEKVNAKIKENIALQEFREIPIAEAMEKGAMALFGEKYGDKVRMIQFGSSRELCGGTHVKHTGEIGHFKIQNESSTAAGIRRIEAISGDQSAAYFRNLETQLKEISTLLKSKDLTKSVEKLIEENTSLKSEIESLKKEKAKSETSNWANDFVQKEDKKLLVKKVSLDSGSVKDIVFQLKKDIQNSVIVIISDADGKPMITVGVSADLESKYHAGNIVKDLAKEIQGGGGGNPGFATAGGKNIEGIENAYQKALSI; from the coding sequence ATGACTTCACAACAAATAAGACAACAGTTTTTAGATTTTTTTAAAGAAAAAGGACATCTTATCGTTCCTTCTGCACCAATTGTGTTGAAAGATGATCCTACTTTAATGTTCTCAAACTCTGGAATGACGCAGTTTAAGGATTATTTCCTAGGTTATAAAGAACCGAAATCTCCAAGAATTGCAGATACCCAAAAGTGTTTAAGGGTTTCCGGTAAGCACAATGATTTGGATGATGTTGGTCGTGATACTTATCACCACACCATGTTTGAAATGTTGGGAAACTGGTCGTTTGGCGATTACTTTAAAAAAGAAGCGATTGATTATGCGTGGGAATTGTTGACAGAAGTTTATAAAATTCCGAAAGAAAATCTTTACGTAACTATTTTTGAAGGAGATGCTTCTGAAAATTTAGACCGCGATAACGATGCTTACAATTTCTGGAAAGCACATATTTCTGAGGACCGAATTATCAACGGAAATAAAAAAGATAATTTCTGGGAAATGGGCGAAAGCGGACCTTGCGGACCTTGTTCAGAAATTCATATCGATATTAGAACTGAGGAAGAAAAAGCCAAAGTTTCCGGTTTAGATTTGGTAAACAACGATCATCCTCAAGTGGTGGAAGTTTGGAATCTGGTTTTCATGGAATTCAATAGAAAAGCGGATGGAAGTTTAGAAAAATTACCTTCCCGACACGTTGATACCGGAATGGGATTTGAGCGTCTTTGTATGGCTTTACAAGGCAAAACCTCGAATTATGATACTGATGTTTTCACACCTTTAATTGCTAAAGTAGAAGAACTTTCAGGAAAAAAATATACCGGAATTTTAGAAGACGAAAAAGATATTGCGATTCGTGTTGTGGTTGATCACATCCGTGCAGTTGCTTTTGCGATTGCCGATGGACAGTTGCCTTCAAATGGTGGGGCAGGTTATGTGATCCGTAGAATTTTACGTCGTGGAATTTCTTACGCTTACCGATTTTTAGGAATGAAAGAAGCATTTCTTTATGAATTGGTTGCCATTTTAAAAAACGAAATGGGCGCATTTTTCCCAGAGTTGGTTAAGCAGGAAAGACTGGTTACGGAAGTGATTAGAGAAGAGGAAATCTCTTTCTTAAAAACGATCGAACATGGTTTAAAAAGAATTGATTTAATTATTAATGATACCATTTCGAAAGGTCAGAAAACTCTTTCTGGAGTTGATGTTTTCGAATTGTATGATACTTACGGTTTTCCGGCAGATTTATCAAGAATCATCGCAGAGGAAAAACAATTGACTGTTGATGAAGTTGGTTTTGAAGAGGAAATGAACAAGCAGAAACAGCGTTCAAAAAAATCATCAGCACAGAAAGTTTACGACTGGGTTGTTTTGGAAGAAAAAGCAGAATCTTTTGTTGGTTACGACCACACAGAAAGTGAAACTTATATTACCCGTTACCGAAAAGTTGAAAATAAAGACGGTGAATTTTATCAAATCGTATTGTCGAAATCGCCTTTCTATCCAGAAGGTGGTGGACAAGTTGGTGACAAAGGAATTTTGATTCCAAGTTATGCGGAAGGTTTTGATATTTCTAATCCAAGTGTTTCTGATATTACAGATTGTTCAGAAATTATCGAAGTTCTGGAAACCAGAAAAGAAAATAATCTGATCGTTTCTTTAATTAAAGAAATGCCGAAAGATGCCGGTGCAGTTTTCTATGCTAAAGTAAATGAGTCAGAAAGAAAAAACACGCAGGCAAATCACTCAGTGACGCATTTGCTGCACGAAGCGTTGCGTGAGGTTTTAGGAACACACGTTGAGCAAAAAGGTTCCTTCGTTGGTCCTGATTATCTGCGTTTCGATTTCTCTCATTTTTCTAAAATGGATGAGGAACAATTGAAAATCGTAGAAGAAAAAGTAAATGCGAAAATTAAGGAAAATATTGCATTGCAGGAATTCCGTGAAATTCCTATTGCGGAAGCGATGGAAAAAGGAGCCATGGCTCTGTTCGGTGAGAAATACGGCGATAAAGTTCGAATGATCCAGTTCGGTTCGTCTAGAGAATTGTGTGGTGGAACGCATGTGAAACATACAGGAGAAATCGGTCATTTTAAAATTCAGAATGAAAGTTCAACTGCGGCAGGAATCCGTAGAATTGAAGCGATTTCTGGCGATCAGTCTGCTGCGTATTTTAGAAATTTAGAAACTCAGTTAAAGGAAATTTCTACTTTATTAAAGTCGAAAGATTTAACAAAATCAGTTGAGAAATTGATTGAGGAAAATACTTCTTTAAAATCTGAAATCGAATCTTTGAAAAAAGAAAAAGCAAAATCAGAAACTTCAAACTGGGCCAATGATTTCGTTCAAAAAGAAGATAAAAAATTATTGGTAAAGAAAGTTTCTCTGGATTCCGGAAGCGTGAAAGACATCGTTTTCCAGTTGAAAAAAGATATTCAGAATTCAGTAATCGTCATTATTTCTGATGCGGATGGAAAACCAATGATAACCGTTGGCGTATCTGCAGATTTAGAATCAAAATACCACGCTGGAAATATCGTTAAAGATTTAGCGAAAGAAATCCAAGGCGGTGGCGGTGGAAATCCTGGCTTTGCAACAGCAGGTGGGAAAAACATTGAAGGTATAGAAAACGCTTATCAGAAAGCATTGAGTATTTAA